A region from the Sandaracinus amylolyticus genome encodes:
- a CDS encoding peptide chain release factor 3, whose translation MPHEFERRRTFAIIAHPDAGKTTLTEKLLLYGGAIHTAGAVHARKAQRAATSDWMELERKRGISITSSVLQFEYGGIRYNLLDTPGHQDFSEDTYRTLTAADCAIMLIDAAKGVEEQTKKLFHVCRQRGTPIVTFVNKLDRPARDPFALMSEIEEVLGMRTVPRTWPIGSGEDFKGVYDVDSKGVLTFDRTAKNASRVPMQTSGIDDPKIDQLVGEQLAKNFRDEVELVTGAGDSFDQERFLKGEISPVFFGSALTNFGVEPFLEAFQDICPQPGARVTNVGKVEPGEDRFAAFVFKVQANMDPNHRDRIAFVRIVSGKFESGMWVNHYRLGKQIRLARAEQLFAQERQTVHEAWAGDVVGLHDPGIFRIGDTLSTGSPPVAIDAVPRFSPEFFARATLLDPLKRKQMQKGIDELAEEGTLQLFFQPGREKDPILGVVGVLQFEVLAYRLQHEYGAKVTLDRLPYSFARWVDGAKDTKELEARRIPLAVTDIDGKPVALLRDEWELLRMQRDNEQWKFLETAPIGAGSAATD comes from the coding sequence ACGAGTTCGAGCGGCGACGCACGTTCGCCATCATCGCCCACCCCGACGCGGGCAAGACCACGCTCACCGAGAAGCTGCTGCTCTACGGAGGCGCGATCCACACCGCGGGCGCGGTCCACGCGCGCAAGGCGCAGCGCGCCGCGACGTCCGACTGGATGGAGCTCGAGCGCAAGCGCGGCATCTCGATCACCAGCTCGGTGCTGCAGTTCGAGTACGGCGGCATCCGCTACAACCTGCTCGACACGCCGGGCCACCAGGACTTCAGCGAGGACACGTACCGCACGCTGACCGCGGCCGACTGCGCGATCATGCTCATCGACGCGGCGAAGGGCGTCGAGGAGCAGACGAAGAAGCTCTTCCACGTGTGCCGCCAGCGCGGCACGCCCATCGTCACGTTCGTGAACAAGCTCGATCGCCCGGCGCGCGATCCCTTCGCGCTGATGAGCGAGATCGAGGAAGTGCTCGGCATGCGCACCGTGCCGCGCACCTGGCCGATCGGCTCGGGCGAGGACTTCAAGGGCGTCTACGACGTCGACAGCAAGGGTGTGCTCACGTTCGATCGCACCGCGAAGAACGCGTCGCGCGTGCCGATGCAGACGAGCGGCATCGACGATCCGAAGATCGATCAGCTCGTGGGCGAGCAGCTCGCGAAGAACTTCCGCGACGAGGTCGAGCTCGTCACCGGCGCGGGCGACTCGTTCGATCAGGAGCGCTTCCTGAAGGGCGAGATCTCGCCGGTGTTCTTCGGCAGCGCGCTCACGAACTTCGGCGTCGAGCCGTTCCTCGAGGCGTTCCAGGACATCTGCCCGCAGCCCGGCGCGCGCGTGACGAACGTGGGGAAGGTCGAGCCCGGCGAGGATCGCTTCGCGGCGTTCGTCTTCAAGGTCCAGGCGAACATGGACCCGAACCATCGCGATCGGATCGCGTTCGTGCGCATCGTCTCGGGCAAGTTCGAGAGCGGCATGTGGGTCAACCACTACCGGCTCGGAAAGCAGATCCGGCTCGCGCGCGCCGAGCAGCTCTTCGCGCAGGAGCGCCAGACCGTGCACGAGGCGTGGGCCGGCGACGTCGTCGGCCTTCACGACCCCGGGATCTTCCGCATCGGCGACACGCTCTCGACCGGCTCGCCTCCGGTCGCGATCGACGCGGTGCCGCGCTTCTCGCCGGAGTTCTTCGCGCGCGCGACGCTGCTCGATCCGCTCAAGCGCAAGCAGATGCAGAAGGGCATCGACGAGCTCGCGGAGGAAGGCACGCTGCAGCTCTTCTTCCAGCCCGGGCGCGAGAAGGATCCGATCCTCGGCGTGGTCGGCGTGCTGCAGTTCGAGGTGCTCGCGTACCGGCTCCAGCACGAGTACGGCGCGAAGGTGACGCTCGATCGCCTGCCGTACTCGTTCGCGCGCTGGGTCGACGGCGCGAAGGACACGAAGGAGCTCGAAGCGCGCCGCATCCCGCTCGCGGTGACCGACATCGACGGCAAGCCCGTCGCGCTGCTCCGCGACGAGTGGGAGCTGCTGCGCATGCAGCGCGACAACGAGCAGTGGAAGTTCCTCGAGACCGCGCCGATCGGAGCGGGCTCGGCCGCCACCGACTGA
- a CDS encoding serine/threonine-protein kinase, with amino-acid sequence MEPTHTTQPIPDRIAHFRVREKLGEDAFGAIYLGDDENDRERGPLRIRVLPESVHLEPDRRARLIADAQRAMAIDHPGLAAIYDVGDDPRGLYLVSAPVKGRTLRAFVEDAKQVDLAETLRIAQELTSALGAVHREGLVHGVLSDERVLLDDAGRVHVIDLGLAELVRPVASAEADAVKPDEARRVLDARTDVYAIAAMIYEALTGTRVSTNELSSDPPEQLPALPPAMHAKTPSSLVTLLQRATSRDRAERPEDADRFQAALAQIDLPTEPLGEQIAETRKDVLKGTSNAWIVGASVAIALVLTFVLVLVIGGT; translated from the coding sequence GTGGAGCCCACTCACACGACGCAACCCATCCCCGACCGCATCGCGCACTTCCGCGTTCGCGAGAAGCTCGGCGAGGACGCGTTCGGCGCGATCTATCTCGGCGACGACGAGAACGATCGCGAGCGCGGCCCGCTGCGCATCCGCGTGCTGCCCGAGAGCGTGCACCTCGAGCCCGATCGTCGTGCTCGGCTGATCGCCGACGCGCAGCGCGCGATGGCGATCGATCATCCGGGGCTCGCCGCGATCTACGACGTCGGCGACGATCCGCGCGGCCTCTATCTCGTCTCGGCGCCGGTGAAGGGGCGCACGCTGCGCGCGTTCGTCGAGGACGCGAAGCAGGTCGATCTCGCGGAGACGCTGCGCATCGCGCAGGAGCTGACGAGCGCGCTCGGCGCGGTGCACCGCGAGGGGCTCGTGCACGGCGTGCTCTCCGACGAGCGCGTGCTGCTCGACGACGCGGGGCGCGTGCACGTGATCGATCTCGGGCTCGCGGAGCTGGTTCGTCCCGTCGCGAGCGCCGAAGCGGACGCGGTGAAGCCCGACGAGGCGCGCCGCGTGCTCGACGCGCGCACGGACGTGTACGCGATCGCGGCGATGATCTACGAGGCGCTCACCGGGACGCGCGTGAGCACCAACGAGCTCTCGAGCGATCCGCCCGAGCAGCTCCCGGCGCTCCCGCCCGCGATGCACGCGAAGACCCCGTCGTCGCTCGTGACGCTGCTGCAGCGCGCGACGTCGCGCGATCGCGCGGAGCGCCCGGAGGACGCGGATCGCTTCCAGGCCGCGCTCGCGCAGATCGATCTGCCGACCGAGCCGCTCGGCGAGCAGATCGCGGAGACGCGCAAGGACGTGCTGAAGGGCACGTCGAACGCGTGGATCGTCGGCGCGTCGGTCGCGATCGCGCTGGTCCTCACGTTCGTGCTGGTGCTGGTGATCGGCGGGACGTGA
- a CDS encoding serine/threonine-protein kinase: MPQVEGAIIGDRYRLVRKIGEGGMASVWEAEHVALGSMLAVKFLHRTAPKDSEVAQRFLREARVAASVKHRNVVDINDFGFTDDDVPYMVMERLVGESLADYLANIGPLDFDEAARLASLTLRGLSAVHDAGIVHRDLKPDNIFLIDDEDGRFPKLLDFGLSRRAGRTDMTIEGTLMGTPDYMSPEQARGQTDLDARTDIYSMGVILYEMIAARMPYESELVGDLIAMIARDPPTPVRAHRPDAPDELVEVIERAMSKNREERFPNAREMRSALVDLWGGAFHDPGSGLTSLSEMPLPNTDGPGSSGSAPYPRLSTPTGNLRRPRPRSTASGARVNPALPPRPSTNTRPSQRESRDDSTARRAAVVASDPALSSQERVALADAPTLAAMPAQSPYSSTRPPPPAPTGSPSRFTSLLALALAAATGATFAWVWLANAGTDEEPSAIGATAASAMIDAGIGARASALDAGVALGTTQVPSTSGLDAGYDAGPASEEDEVDEPRRGTKQRATKRRGTRRPAKRRGGRRR, encoded by the coding sequence ATGCCGCAGGTCGAAGGCGCAATCATCGGAGATCGCTACCGTCTCGTCCGCAAGATCGGCGAGGGCGGCATGGCGAGCGTGTGGGAGGCCGAGCACGTCGCGCTCGGCAGCATGCTCGCGGTGAAGTTCCTGCATCGCACGGCGCCGAAGGACAGCGAGGTCGCGCAGCGGTTCCTGCGCGAGGCGCGCGTCGCGGCGTCGGTGAAGCACCGCAACGTCGTCGACATCAACGACTTCGGGTTCACCGACGACGACGTGCCCTACATGGTCATGGAGCGTCTCGTCGGCGAGTCGCTCGCGGACTATCTCGCGAACATCGGACCGCTCGACTTCGACGAGGCCGCACGCCTCGCGTCGCTCACGCTGCGCGGCCTGAGCGCGGTGCACGACGCCGGGATCGTCCATCGCGATCTCAAGCCCGACAACATCTTCCTCATCGACGACGAGGACGGGCGCTTCCCGAAGCTGCTCGACTTCGGTCTCTCGCGTCGCGCGGGCCGCACCGACATGACGATCGAGGGCACCCTGATGGGCACGCCCGATTACATGTCGCCCGAGCAGGCGCGCGGTCAGACCGATCTCGACGCGCGCACCGACATCTACTCGATGGGCGTGATCCTCTACGAGATGATCGCGGCGCGCATGCCGTACGAGTCGGAGCTCGTCGGCGATCTGATCGCGATGATCGCGCGCGATCCTCCGACGCCGGTCCGCGCGCACCGCCCCGATGCGCCCGACGAGCTCGTCGAGGTCATCGAGCGCGCGATGTCGAAGAACCGCGAGGAGCGCTTCCCGAACGCGCGCGAGATGCGCAGCGCGCTCGTCGATCTCTGGGGCGGCGCGTTCCACGATCCCGGCTCGGGGCTCACCAGCCTCTCCGAGATGCCGCTGCCCAACACCGACGGGCCGGGCTCGTCGGGCAGCGCCCCCTACCCGCGCCTGTCGACGCCGACCGGCAACCTTCGTCGTCCGCGTCCGCGCTCGACCGCGAGCGGCGCGCGCGTGAACCCCGCGCTGCCGCCCCGCCCCAGCACGAACACGCGCCCGAGCCAGCGCGAGTCGCGCGACGACTCGACCGCGCGCCGCGCCGCGGTGGTCGCGAGCGATCCCGCGCTGAGCTCGCAGGAGCGCGTCGCGCTCGCCGACGCGCCGACGCTCGCGGCGATGCCCGCGCAGAGCCCGTACTCGAGCACGCGCCCGCCGCCGCCCGCGCCGACGGGCTCGCCGTCGCGCTTCACGTCGCTCCTCGCGCTCGCGCTCGCGGCCGCGACCGGCGCGACGTTCGCGTGGGTGTGGCTCGCGAACGCCGGCACCGACGAGGAGCCGAGCGCGATCGGCGCGACCGCGGCCTCGGCGATGATCGACGCGGGGATCGGCGCGCGGGCGAGCGCGCTCGACGCCGGCGTGGCGCTCGGCACGACGCAGGTGCCGAGCACGTCGGGGCTCGACGCCGGCTACGACGCCGGCCCCGCGAGCGAAGAGGACGAGGTCGACGAGCCGCGCCGCGGCACGAAGCAGCGCGCGACGAAGCGCCGCGGCACCCGGCGTCCGGCCAAACGTCGCGGCGGCCGACGCCGCTGA